The Vespula vulgaris chromosome 2, iyVesVulg1.1, whole genome shotgun sequence genome has a segment encoding these proteins:
- the LOC127072536 gene encoding mitochondrial outer membrane protein SLC25A46 translates to MAGLESYERVYRGRLIENRDARDHLQQKYHGHDVIHPLDISTPHPLAEDSPPHDDDVVVKKYIVLGCSLVGLITENLLIHPFIVLRRQCQVNPGSANYHLVPFTLIPIMARLHQSQGLNTLWKGIGSVLLVRGMTLAIEDLISKVTPWPKEVTCNSSLKAFGQHILLKCVSLGIVTPFYSASLVETVQSEIASESPGILDVFRDGALRLVEISNKGRLIPIYALLPPTIAYGVTKYLFTLIVRGITSRIMHIRHKHRQEYMGAYSRDLLSETLIQDIELQSISISMCTADVLFYPLETVIHRLHLQGTRTIIDDLDTGRSVTPLLTGYSGATDCYRTIISTEGPLGLYKGFGALILQFGVYVFVLRATKWILTELVTKLRPKPKCKPIKSSENLYYRDSM, encoded by the exons ATGGCGGGATTGGAAAGCTACGAAAGAGTGTATCGAGGACGTTTGATAGAAAATCGGGATGCAAGAGATCATTTGCAACAGAAATATCATGGCCATGATGTTATTCATCCTTTGGATATATCAACTCCTCATCCTTTAGCAGAAGATAGTCCGCCTCACGACGATG aTGTCGTGgttaaaaagtatatagtatTAGGATGCAGTCTAGTTGGTCTAATTACagagaatttattaattcatccTTTTATTGTCCTAAGAAGACAATGTCAAGTCAATCCTGGATCCGCTAATTATCATTTAGTACCTTTTACTTTAATTCCTATAATGGCACGATTACATCAGAGTCAAGGTTTAAATACTTTGTGGAAAGGAATCGGTTCTGTCTTACTAGTAAGAGGCATGACACTAGCAATCGAAGACCTGATTTCTAAAGTTACACCATGGCCAAA AGAAGTAACATGCAATAGTTCTTTGAAAGCTTTTGGTCAACACATACTTCTCAAATG TGTATCTCTAGGCATAGTAACTCCATTTTATTCTGCTTCACTTGTGGAAACAGTACAATCTGAAATAGCATCTGAAAGCCCTGGCATTCTAGATGTTTTCCGAGATGGTGCTTTACGTTTGGTTGAAATTAGCAATAAAGGTAGACTCATACCTATTTATGCCCTTCTACCGCCTACTATAGCTTATGGAGTAACTAAGTATCTCTTTACTCTTATTGTAAGGGGTATTACAAGTCGTATCATGCATATAAGACATAAGCATCGTCAGGAATATAtg gGAGCGTATAGTCGTGATTTACTATCTGAAACGCTTATTCAGGATATTGAATTACAATCAATATCAATTTCTATGTGCACAGCtgatgtattattttatccaTTAGAAACTGTTATTCATCGTTTGCATCTTCAAGGAACACGCACTATTATAGATGATTTAGACACAGGAAGGAGTGTTACTCCATTGTTAACAGGATACAGTGGTGCCACTGATTGCTATCGCACAATAATTTCCACAGAAGGTCCACTGGGTTTATATAAAGGATTTGGAGCTCTTATATTACAATTTGGGGTATATGTTTTCGTATTACGTGCAACTAAATGGATTTTAACGGAACTAGTCACGAAATTGAGACCTAAGCCTAAATGTAAACCTATTAAATCGtctgaaaatttatattatagagattcaatgtga